The Nicotiana tabacum cultivar K326 chromosome 14, ASM71507v2, whole genome shotgun sequence genome contains a region encoding:
- the LOC107810242 gene encoding uncharacterized protein LOC107810242: MAAPPNFEEGQSTYRPPRFNGQYYGWWKTRMHDFIMAEDSELWDVICDGPYVPTKKVGEPAVMVPKTRKEYNDADRKAVEKNFRAKKILVCDIGPDEYNRISACQSAKEIWEALQMAHEGTTQVKQSKIDMLTTEYELFKMKDDKSIQDMHTRFTSIINELHSLGEIIPRNKLVRKVLSVLPSSWESKVNAITEAKDLQTLTMDELEKNPVLKAENNDSSEEDSDMAYLTRRFQKMVRRNGGIPKRGSSSKPKNYDLYHKCGKPEHFIKDCPLLKQEHFKHNSDKVAKRNPVPDKCFKRKNEADNIVKQALAAWGDSSSESEEENDAGDSSMLAVKSEANEYDSIFALMAQSDDDEDDDNDEDALTIKLGDAEQTRDDLVVCVVDLKETIENLKNEKEVLTEKIASVEHERDDLMVVVVDLKETTENLSKEKNALVEKVAITEQERDDLLVVIADLDLCAELEKNRQLQAELEKVQNDLEKSLKWTRSSYAITAMYFNNCGNRQRIGFQREKVPYNPHRKNNGHFKENCQARVQSVQKNKVFAEKGTMRGSSQQWIMDSGCSKHMTGNTMDFLSLKALQGGNVSFVNGKKGLLSVSQICDKGNKMQFLSKICTVTNLVTGEVKARTCKLLSSEQVDIEGPSLWLAKFKEHKVCDACAIGNHVKSSFKPKNNFFRTKDETFEVFVAFLKKIQVKMESKVGYIISDHGTEFDNAKFDEFCSENGITHNFSAPRTPQQLA; encoded by the exons atggctgctccaccaaacttcgaggaaggacaatcaacctacagGCCCCCGAGATTCAACGGCCAATACTATGGCTGGTGGAAAACTCGAATGCATGACTTCATAATGGCAGAAGACTCCGAGTTATGGGATGTTATTTGTGATGGTCCATACGTCCCAACAAAGAAGGTAGGAGAACCTGCTGTAATGGTGCCAAAAACTAGGAAAGAGTACAATGATGCCGACAGGAAAGCTGTAGAAAAGAACTTTCGTGCCAAAAAGATTTTGGTGTGTGACATAGGACCTGATGAATATAATAGGATCTCAGCCTGTCAATCCgccaaggagatatgggaagctCTACAAATGGCACATGAGGGAACCACTCAAGTAAAGCAGtccaagatcgacatgctcaccaCTGAGTATGAGCTCTTTAAAATGAAGGATGATAAATCCATTCAAGACATGCATACTCGATTCACTTCCATTATAAATGAGCTACACTCTCTTGGAGAAATCATTCCTAGGAATAAGCTCGTGAGGAAAGTTCTTAGCGTTTTACCCAGCTCCTGGGAGAGTAAGGTGAACGCTATTACTGAAGCCAAGGATCTGCAAACACTGACTATGGACGAGctg gagaagaacccGGTACTCAAAGCTGAAAACAATGATTCAAGTGAGGAGGATAGCGATATGGCATACCTTACCAGAAGGTTTCAGAAAATGGTTCGAAGGAATGGAGGTATACCAAAGAGAGGTAGTTCCAGCAAACCAAAGAATTATGACCTATATCATAAGTGTGGAAAGCCAGAGCATTTCATCAAGGACTGTCCTCTTCTGAAGCAAGAACATTTCAAGCACAACTCTGATAAAGTAgccaagaggaacccggttcctgacaAATGCTTCAAAAGAAAAAACGAAGCGGATAATATTGTGAAGCAAGCTCTTGCAgcatggggagactcctctagtgagtctgaagaagaaaatgatgcaGGTGATAGCTCCATGTTGGCAGTTAAAAGTGAAGCAAATGAATATGATTCAATATTCGCCTTGATGGCTCAGTCAGACGATGATGAAGACGATGATAATGATGAG GATGCCTTAACCATAAAGTTAGGAGATGCTGAGCAGACTAGAGATGACTTGGTTGTTTGTGTAGTTGACCTAAAGGAAACCATAGAAAatctgaaaaatgaaaaggagGTTCTAACAGAAAAAATTGCTAGTgtagaacatgaaagagatgatTTGATGGTAGTTGTAGTTGACTTGAAAGAAACCACTGAGAACCTTAGTAAAGAAAAGAATGCCTTAGTGGAGAAAGTTGCTATCACTGAGCAAGAAAGAGATGATCTCCTAGTAGTGATTGCAGACCTAGA TTTATgtgctgagcttgagaaaaaTAGGCAGCTTCAAGCAGAATTGGAAAAAGTACAAAATGATCTTGAAAAATCTCTTAAGTGGACTCGGTCCTCATATGCTATTACTGCCATGTATTTTAACAATTGTGGAAACAGGCAGAGaatagggttccaaagggagaaagtTCCCTATAACCCTCATAGAAA GAACAATGGACATTTCAAGGAAAATTGCCAAGCTAGAGTCCAGTCTgttcagaaaaataaagtttttgctgAAAAG GGAACAATGAGAGGAAGCAGTCAACAATGGATCATGGATAGTGGATGCTCTAAGCACATGACTGGGAATACCATGGACTTCCTTTCACtgaaagccctgcaaggagggaatGTATCCTTTGTaaatgggaaaaaggg tctcttgagtgttTCTCAAATTTGTGATAAGGGAAACAAAATGCAGTTTTTGTCAAAGATATGCACAGTTACTAATCtggtaactggtgaagtg AAGGCTAGGACATGCAAGCTTCTCTCTTCTGAACAAGTTGATATAGAAGGACCTAGTTTGTGGCTTGCCAAATTCAAAGAGCACAAAGTATGTGATGCCTGTGCTATAGGGAATCATGTGAAATCTTCATTCAAGCCAAAGAATAAT TTTTTCAGAACAAAGGATGAGACCTTCGAAGTATTTGTAGCCTTTTTGAAGAAAATTCAAGTGAAGATGGAATCAAAAGTGGGTTATATCATATCCGATCATggaacagaatttgacaatgccaaGTTTGATGAATTCTGCAGTGAAAATGGCATCACCCACAACTTCTCAGCTCCAAGAACTCCACAACAACTGGCATGA